A genome region from Bradyrhizobium guangzhouense includes the following:
- a CDS encoding ribonuclease activity regulator RraA, whose product MTNISTEALLTLEKTAVATVSTVLRQKGFARVSLRGPRALVEGQKRIAGPAYTMRFVPAREDITTTMAVAGPTSPRTVMEKIPAGAVVVVDAMGLRSAGVFGDIICARMQTRGIAGLVTDGAIRDLVGMKKLNWPIWADGTTAPPSPSEFFCADTQVAVACGGVTIFPGDIVVADDDGAVVVPAAIAEAVAVEAFEKDRFEEWVYDQVKAGALLDGLYPPNDATKERYAKERR is encoded by the coding sequence ATGACGAATATTTCGACTGAGGCCCTGCTAACCCTCGAAAAGACGGCCGTCGCGACCGTCTCGACTGTCCTTCGGCAGAAGGGCTTCGCCCGTGTCTCGCTGCGCGGACCGCGGGCGCTGGTGGAAGGGCAGAAGCGCATCGCGGGGCCGGCCTACACGATGCGTTTTGTGCCGGCGCGCGAAGATATCACGACGACCATGGCCGTAGCCGGCCCCACGTCGCCGCGCACGGTCATGGAGAAGATTCCCGCCGGCGCCGTGGTGGTCGTGGATGCGATGGGGCTGCGGTCGGCCGGCGTGTTCGGCGACATCATCTGCGCTCGGATGCAGACGCGAGGCATCGCAGGTCTTGTCACCGACGGAGCGATACGCGACCTCGTCGGCATGAAGAAACTCAATTGGCCGATCTGGGCGGACGGCACCACCGCGCCGCCCTCGCCGTCCGAGTTCTTCTGTGCCGACACGCAGGTCGCGGTGGCGTGCGGCGGCGTTACGATATTTCCCGGCGACATCGTGGTTGCGGACGACGACGGTGCCGTCGTCGTGCCGGCCGCGATCGCAGAAGCCGTTGCGGTCGAAGCCTTCGAGAAAGATCGCTTCGAGGAGTGGGTCTACGATCAGGTGAAGGCGGGAGCATTGCTCGACGGTCTATATCCACCGAACGATGCGACCAAGGAACGCTACGCGAAAGAGAGGCGCTGA
- a CDS encoding IS5 family transposase has product MRPKKPKATGSGDLFRARLDQIINMKHELVQLAGKVDWDWIDGEIAPLYSENGRPGIATRFMIGLLLLKHIYGLSDEGVCERWVHDPYFQYFTGEEFFQHAFPHERSDLSHWRKRLGDKLELLLAESLRVAHEAGALRSQDLKRVTVDTTVQPKAITFPTDAKLLHAAIKGLNRLARKHGVKLRQSYLRIAKTAAMMAGRYAHAKQFKRHQRQLRILRSRLGRIIRDIRRKIEGQAVLENAFALPLGRASQIRSQQQRQRGWKLYSFHAPEVECIGKGKAAAPYEFGVKASIVTNNRRAPGGLFVLHARALPDNPYDGHTLRDVIDRTETLTGCAIERAYVDKGYRGHDAQNPRRVFISGQKRGVFGVIKRELRRRSAIEPIIGHLKTDGHLGRCYLKGRPGDAANVILSAVGHNFRRVLAWLRALWCLILTTFIAAASDRSSLQSAS; this is encoded by the coding sequence ATGCGACCGAAGAAGCCCAAAGCGACGGGATCGGGCGATCTGTTCCGGGCCAGGCTGGACCAGATCATCAACATGAAGCACGAGCTGGTTCAGCTCGCCGGCAAGGTCGACTGGGACTGGATCGACGGCGAGATCGCGCCGCTCTACAGCGAGAACGGTCGGCCGGGCATCGCGACCCGCTTCATGATCGGGCTCTTGCTGCTCAAGCACATTTACGGCCTGTCCGATGAGGGGGTGTGCGAGCGCTGGGTCCACGACCCGTATTTCCAGTACTTCACCGGCGAAGAGTTCTTCCAGCACGCCTTCCCGCACGAGCGCTCGGACCTGAGCCACTGGCGCAAGCGGCTCGGCGACAAGCTGGAGCTGCTGTTGGCCGAGAGCCTGCGGGTGGCGCACGAGGCCGGCGCGTTACGCAGCCAGGACCTCAAGCGGGTCACAGTCGACACCACGGTGCAGCCAAAGGCCATCACCTTCCCGACCGATGCCAAGCTGCTGCACGCGGCAATCAAGGGGCTCAACCGCCTGGCGAGGAAGCACGGGGTCAAGCTGCGGCAGTCCTATCTTCGCATTGCCAAGACCGCGGCGATGATGGCGGGACGCTACGCCCACGCCAAGCAATTCAAGCGGCATCAGCGGCAGTTGCGCATCCTGCGCAGCCGGTTGGGCCGGATCATCCGCGATATCCGCCGCAAGATCGAAGGTCAGGCCGTGCTCGAGAACGCCTTCGCCCTGCCGCTCGGCAGGGCCTCGCAGATCCGCTCGCAGCAGCAGCGCCAGCGCGGCTGGAAGCTGTATTCCTTCCATGCTCCAGAGGTCGAGTGCATCGGCAAGGGCAAGGCCGCCGCACCCTACGAGTTCGGTGTCAAAGCCTCCATCGTCACCAACAACCGCCGTGCTCCAGGCGGCCTGTTCGTGCTGCACGCCAGGGCGCTACCCGATAACCCGTACGACGGTCACACCTTGCGGGACGTCATCGACCGCACCGAGACACTCACCGGCTGTGCGATCGAGCGGGCCTATGTCGACAAGGGATACCGCGGCCATGACGCGCAAAATCCTCGTCGCGTCTTCATTTCCGGCCAGAAGCGCGGCGTCTTCGGTGTCATCAAGCGCGAGTTGCGCCGCCGCTCCGCCATCGAGCCCATCATCGGACACCTGAAGACCGATGGTCACCTCGGCCGATGCTACCTCAAAGGCCGCCCCGGCGATGCGGCTAACGTCATCCTCTCCGCCGTCGGTCACAACTTCCGCCGGGTCCTCGCCTGGCTGAGGGCTCTTTGGTGCCTGATCCTGACCACCTTCATCGCGGCCGCCAGCGACCGCTCATCGCTACAATCGGCTTCTTAA
- a CDS encoding DUF2130 domain-containing protein — protein sequence MHEIICPHCDKAFKVDEAGYADILKQVRDADFAQQLHERLELAERDKQSAVELAKAQVSSDLQKTTAAKDAEIQELKSKLEGSGVAQKLAVAEALSAVEKERDRLANALAESEREKKAASELADALLASEQHKIATAKEREIQDLKAKVQAVELEKKLAVTEAVGALEKERDELKSGISRVQLEKQLSEQSLKDKYETQIKDRDDAIERLKDMKARLSTKMVGETLEQHCETEFNRVRSMAFPRAYFEKDNDARTGSKGDYIFRDSDEAGTEIISIMFEMKNESDKTATKSKNEDFLKELDRDRIEKGCEYAILVSLLEPDNELYNAGIVDVFHRYPKMYVIRPQFFLPMITLLRNAAVNSLKYKTELALVKAQNVDITQFENQLESFKTAFSKNYDLASRHFQTALTEIDKSIDHLQKTKDALIGADRNLRLANDKAQDVTIKKLTRGNPTMAAKFAELKSAPAEAAE from the coding sequence ATGCACGAGATCATCTGTCCCCACTGTGACAAGGCCTTCAAGGTTGATGAAGCCGGTTACGCGGACATCCTGAAGCAAGTCCGTGACGCGGATTTCGCTCAGCAGCTCCACGAACGGTTGGAGCTGGCCGAGCGTGACAAGCAGAGCGCCGTTGAATTGGCCAAGGCCCAGGTAAGCAGCGATCTGCAGAAGACCACGGCTGCTAAGGACGCTGAAATCCAGGAATTAAAGTCCAAGCTTGAGGGGAGCGGCGTTGCCCAGAAGCTCGCGGTTGCTGAAGCGCTCAGCGCCGTCGAAAAGGAGCGGGATAGACTCGCGAACGCGCTAGCTGAGTCCGAGCGCGAAAAGAAGGCGGCCTCGGAGCTTGCTGACGCGCTCCTGGCGAGCGAGCAGCACAAGATTGCTACTGCCAAGGAAAGGGAGATCCAGGATCTGAAGGCGAAGGTTCAGGCAGTTGAGCTTGAGAAGAAGCTCGCCGTGACTGAAGCGGTAGGTGCCCTCGAAAAAGAGCGTGATGAGCTGAAAAGCGGCATCAGTCGAGTACAGCTCGAAAAGCAGCTCTCCGAGCAATCGTTGAAGGATAAGTACGAAACCCAGATCAAAGATCGCGACGACGCCATCGAGCGTCTCAAGGATATGAAGGCCCGCCTCTCGACCAAGATGGTGGGCGAGACCCTCGAGCAACACTGCGAGACTGAGTTTAACCGGGTCCGGTCGATGGCTTTTCCGCGCGCTTATTTCGAGAAGGACAACGACGCGCGGACCGGCAGCAAGGGCGATTACATTTTCCGCGACTCGGACGAGGCAGGCACTGAAATCATTTCGATCATGTTCGAGATGAAGAACGAGAGCGATAAGACCGCGACGAAAAGCAAAAACGAAGACTTTCTCAAAGAACTTGACCGGGATCGCATCGAGAAGGGCTGCGAGTACGCTATCTTGGTCTCATTGCTTGAACCGGACAACGAGCTTTACAATGCCGGCATCGTCGACGTCTTCCACCGCTACCCAAAAATGTATGTCATCCGGCCGCAGTTCTTCCTGCCTATGATTACGCTCCTAAGGAACGCGGCAGTCAATTCGCTGAAGTACAAAACCGAGCTTGCGCTCGTGAAAGCGCAGAATGTCGATATAACCCAGTTTGAGAACCAGCTCGAATCGTTCAAAACCGCATTCTCAAAGAACTATGATCTTGCTTCCCGGCACTTTCAGACGGCTCTTACGGAGATCGACAAGTCGATCGATCATCTGCAGAAGACGAAGGATGCCTTGATCGGTGCGGATCGCAACCTGCGTCTTGCCAATGACAAGGCACAGGACGTGACGATTAAGAAGCTAACTCGGGGCAATCCGACAATGGCTGCGAAATTTGCGGAGCTTAAGAGCGCGCCTGCCGAAGCCGCGGAGTGA
- the tnpB gene encoding IS66 family insertion sequence element accessory protein TnpB — protein sequence MRCERHDDRGWCGFATRPIDFRGGHDGLATEVQEMLRLDPFLGAAFVFRSNRGQRLRTA from the coding sequence GTGCGGTGCGAGCGTCACGATGATCGCGGCTGGTGCGGATTTGCAACGCGGCCGATCGACTTCCGCGGCGGCCATGATGGGCTTGCGACGGAGGTGCAGGAGATGCTTCGTCTCGACCCGTTCCTCGGCGCGGCCTTCGTGTTCCGATCGAACCGAGGCCAACGATTGCGGACGGCGTGA
- a CDS encoding VirK family protein has protein sequence MRLNITCLTRLSSLLLVASVSTTAKAGEPSAKYVDVLSALRAGKVVTLILDLDRCTTVDGGQPGPAMQGGLIISAFRVSAQNGISFANVHQTLDDSGHPVTEYIRHSLNREGKLKVKASKLVAGAAEAVIQGEFVCELPDGAKFLW, from the coding sequence ATGCGGCTCAATATCACATGTCTAACGAGACTGTCTTCCTTGCTTTTAGTGGCAAGCGTAAGCACGACAGCGAAGGCCGGCGAGCCTTCTGCAAAATATGTAGACGTGCTAAGTGCCCTGCGGGCCGGCAAGGTAGTAACGCTAATACTAGATCTCGATCGTTGCACAACCGTTGATGGCGGTCAGCCCGGACCAGCCATGCAAGGTGGTCTGATTATCAGCGCCTTCAGGGTTAGCGCGCAGAACGGAATCAGCTTCGCCAATGTGCATCAAACCTTGGACGACTCAGGACACCCTGTTACCGAATACATCCGCCACAGCCTTAACCGCGAAGGCAAGCTCAAGGTAAAGGCCTCAAAGTTGGTTGCTGGCGCGGCCGAAGCCGTGATCCAGGGTGAATTTGTCTGCGAGCTGCCAGACGGCGCGAAGTTCCTTTGGTAA
- a CDS encoding IS4 family transposase, producing MKFWTRKKFKGRAQLKKKINPTRVPIEKKESVRWLDNLRQSIERLRQPERCIHIGDRESDIDELYCLTQELGAHFLVRACVDRLAGDGGHTIATEMEETSVKGLHYIDVRNDKGETTKAALEIKFKRIAVLPPIGKQKHYPALDLTIIHATERGTPKGRKPIEWKLITDLAVRRRSEAIEKINWYAMRWKIEAFHKILKSGCKAEDSKLRTAERLANLMAVFCILSWRVLWLTMLNRLAPNASPKLALTDTEIALLDQLISGASHRRCRPGTLAFYLTKLARLGGYLARAADPPPGNVVIWRCLSRLTDIKLGAEIAAAGNVGN from the coding sequence GTGAAGTTCTGGACACGAAAAAAGTTCAAAGGCAGGGCGCAGCTCAAGAAGAAGATCAACCCGACCCGCGTTCCGATCGAGAAGAAGGAGAGCGTTCGCTGGCTCGACAATCTCAGGCAATCGATCGAGCGGCTCCGACAGCCGGAGCGTTGCATTCATATCGGTGACCGTGAAAGCGACATCGACGAATTGTATTGCCTGACGCAAGAGCTTGGCGCTCACTTCCTTGTCCGCGCCTGCGTCGATCGGCTGGCAGGCGATGGCGGTCATACGATTGCAACCGAGATGGAAGAGACCAGCGTCAAAGGCTTGCATTACATCGACGTGCGCAACGACAAGGGCGAGACGACGAAGGCCGCGCTGGAAATCAAGTTCAAGCGGATCGCGGTCTTGCCTCCCATCGGGAAGCAGAAACATTATCCAGCCCTCGACCTTACTATAATCCATGCCACTGAGCGCGGTACGCCAAAGGGCCGTAAACCGATTGAGTGGAAGCTCATCACGGACCTAGCCGTCCGCAGGCGCTCGGAGGCAATCGAGAAGATCAACTGGTACGCCATGCGGTGGAAAATCGAGGCGTTCCACAAGATCCTGAAATCGGGTTGTAAGGCGGAAGACTCAAAACTCCGGACCGCGGAGCGACTTGCCAATCTAATGGCAGTCTTCTGCATTCTCAGCTGGCGCGTCCTCTGGCTCACCATGCTCAATCGCCTCGCCCCAAACGCGTCACCGAAGCTCGCACTGACAGACACCGAGATCGCATTGCTCGATCAACTCATCAGCGGCGCCAGCCATCGACGATGTCGGCCTGGAACCCTTGCATTTTATCTTACCAAACTTGCACGATTAGGGGGCTACTTGGCCCGGGCAGCCGATCCGCCACCGGGAAATGTTGTCATCTGGCGCTGTCTCTCGAGACTCACAGATATCAAACTCGGTGCCGAAATTGCAGCGGCTGGAAATGTGGGTAATTGA
- a CDS encoding IS4/Tn5 family transposase DNA-binding protein, with translation MCSSGTTSRWSAGPDGRQDDGDESAVEHWTEREIDKTAFKDARLGQRFGELLKQIGDGMGGSIPFARQDWANTKAAYRFFANERVEEADILSGHFAATRARYDDCTGPILLIQDTTEFSYQRANTSAIGLTKSVNSGRNKDGRWRHHTVCGMLMHSSLAVTVEACRWDWRR, from the coding sequence ATGTGTTCAAGTGGAACGACATCTCGTTGGTCGGCCGGCCCGGATGGTCGCCAGGATGATGGTGATGAAAGCGCCGTCGAACACTGGACGGAGCGCGAGATCGACAAGACAGCTTTCAAGGATGCTCGTCTTGGTCAACGATTTGGCGAGCTGTTGAAGCAAATTGGTGACGGTATGGGCGGGAGCATACCGTTCGCGCGTCAGGACTGGGCGAACACGAAGGCGGCCTACCGCTTCTTCGCCAACGAGCGCGTGGAGGAAGCCGACATCCTCAGCGGCCACTTCGCCGCCACACGCGCACGTTACGATGATTGTACAGGCCCAATTCTCCTCATTCAGGACACGACGGAATTCTCCTATCAACGCGCGAACACGAGCGCCATTGGCCTAACCAAGAGCGTCAACAGCGGTCGGAACAAGGACGGTCGTTGGCGCCATCACACGGTCTGCGGAATGCTGATGCATTCCAGTCTCGCTGTGACTGTCGAGGCTTGCCGCTGGGATTGGCGGCGGTGA
- a CDS encoding transposase → MTISRAEVITSVERRRRWSRDEKERLVAASLEPGANVSEVARTAGLHVSQLFRWRKELCKHGEASIAAVRAGRESAVCAAAGGCRSPFGDDIGASTEEPRHHRD, encoded by the coding sequence ATGACGATTTCGAGGGCGGAGGTGATCACATCGGTCGAGCGGCGGCGCCGGTGGTCGCGGGATGAGAAGGAACGGCTAGTTGCAGCATCGCTCGAGCCCGGAGCCAATGTTTCCGAGGTGGCTCGCACGGCCGGCCTTCATGTGAGCCAGCTGTTCCGGTGGCGCAAAGAGCTTTGTAAGCACGGTGAAGCGAGTATAGCGGCCGTTCGTGCCGGTCGAGAGTCGGCCGTCTGTGCCGCCGCGGGAGGTTGCCGAAGCCCCTTTGGCGACGACATCGGGGCGTCGACGGAAGAGCCAAGGCATCATCGAGATTGA